In the genome of Vicia villosa cultivar HV-30 ecotype Madison, WI linkage group LG7, Vvil1.0, whole genome shotgun sequence, one region contains:
- the LOC131617676 gene encoding uncharacterized protein LOC131617676, with protein MKTKFFIFLYFCSLLVFFVGAIEPPKHRKQVGETKETRAGIVLDGYAIYRGGLGVWNGGVIKFPNIEKGANDNGNIIRFPEGGKNGDGRNKPLGYKSSVGKASMKN; from the exons ATGAAAACCAAATTCTTTATCTTCTTATATTTCTGTTCGTTACTTGTTTTCTTTGTTGGAGCAATTGAACCTCCCAAACATAGGAAACAag TTGGTGAAACAAAAGAAACGAGAGCAGGTATTGTGTTAGATGGTTATGCAATCTATCGCGGTGGACTAGGAGTATGGAATGGTGGTGTCATAAAATTTCCCAACATTGAAAAAGGTGCAAACGATAATGGAAATATCATAAGATTTCCGGAAGGTGGAAAGAATGGTGATGGTAGAAATAAACCTTTGGGATACAAGTCTAGTGTGGGTAAAGCCTCTATGAAAAACTAA
- the LOC131617677 gene encoding uncharacterized protein LOC131617677 isoform X2, with protein MKSNLFIFLYFCWLLFFFVGAIEPPKHEKQFGKTKETRASLGLDGYATYQGGVGVWNSGGSDTGGILNFPNIIKGANDNGNIIQFPGGGGKKNGGGRNRILGHKSSVGKVSMKN; from the exons ATGAAAAGCAACTTGTTTATCTTCTTATACTTCTGTTGGTTACTTTTTTTCTTTGTTGGGGCAATTGAACCTCCCAAACATGAGAAACAAT ttggtaaaacaaaagaaacaagagCAAGTCTTGGGTTAGATGGTTATGCAACGTATCAAGGCGGAGTTGGAGTCTGGAATAGCGGTGGAAGCGACACCGGTGGTATCTTAAACTTTCCCAACATTATTAAAGGTGCAAATGATAACGGAAATATCATACAGTTTCCGGGAGGTGGAGGTAAAAAGAATGGTGGTGGTAGAAATAGAATTTTGGGACACAAGTCAAGTGTGGGTAAAGTCTCTATGAAAAACTAA
- the LOC131617677 gene encoding uncharacterized protein LOC131617677 isoform X1: MKSNLFIFLYFCWLLFFFVGAIEPPKHEKQCIYKIGKTKETRASLGLDGYATYQGGVGVWNSGGSDTGGILNFPNIIKGANDNGNIIQFPGGGGKKNGGGRNRILGHKSSVGKVSMKN; encoded by the exons ATGAAAAGCAACTTGTTTATCTTCTTATACTTCTGTTGGTTACTTTTTTTCTTTGTTGGGGCAATTGAACCTCCCAAACATGAGAAACAATGTATATACAAAA ttggtaaaacaaaagaaacaagagCAAGTCTTGGGTTAGATGGTTATGCAACGTATCAAGGCGGAGTTGGAGTCTGGAATAGCGGTGGAAGCGACACCGGTGGTATCTTAAACTTTCCCAACATTATTAAAGGTGCAAATGATAACGGAAATATCATACAGTTTCCGGGAGGTGGAGGTAAAAAGAATGGTGGTGGTAGAAATAGAATTTTGGGACACAAGTCAAGTGTGGGTAAAGTCTCTATGAAAAACTAA
- the LOC131617678 gene encoding uncharacterized protein LOC131617678, translating into MNSKLSIFLCFYALLLVFVVTTMPLEDVKQYDETIESKTNIGINRYIHNAVKFKIWKGMINYFKGRKVDDPGNVIKFPSGGRWGYGGKAINTPDGGKGGGGGNIITFPGVEEESDGGNVGNGG; encoded by the exons ATGAACTCCAAGTTGTCTATCTTCTTATGTTTCTATGCACTGCTTCTTGTCTTTGTTGTAACAACCATGCCTTTGGAAGATGTGAAACAAT ATGATGAAACAATAGAATCAAAGACAAATATTGGAATTAATAGATACATACACAATGCTGTCAAATTTAAAATTTGGAAAGGCatgataaattattttaaagGTCGAAAAGTGGACGACCCTGGAAACGTCATAAAATTTCCTAGTGGTGGAAGATGGGGCTACGGTGGTAAGGCTATAAACACTCCTGATGGCGGAAAAGGCGGGGGTGGTGGAAACATCATAACCTTTcccggagttgaagaagagagCGATGGTGGAAATGTTGGCAATGGTGGATAA